The sequence GTTAATGTCAGAGCAATGCGTATTTTATTAATGTCATCCCTTTTAGCAAAAATATAAGCGAGATGCATCGTCACACTACTTAGTATTATGATCCCTGTAGTAAACTTGAACAGTGGCGGAAAATCGATATAAACCCAATCACCAACTGATTTCTTAACGATATAGGCACTTGATAATGAGACAAATACCATTACTACAGAAACAAGAAACAACCACATTGCAAACTTTTTAGGATGCATTGATCGTACTTTATTCGCTTCTAATTCTCCTGTCATAGCTTATCTATTAAAAAAGTTATTTGCACAATTGGTAAATAGATAAAAGATCCAAACATGATCCGCCGTGCCTTTTGATTTGAAGTATCTTTCATCAAACTAAAAGTCTGCGCAAGAAAGAGTGTTCCGCAAACAGTAGCTACCACCCCACTAGTAAGACCTGTCAAACCAAAATAAGTTGGCAACAGACCTAACGGTAATAAAAACAATGTATACACCATTATGTTTATAGCGGTATTAAGGTCTTTTGCTCCCCCTCCTGGTAATAGTTTAAAACCAGCCTTTTTATAGTCTTCATCGGATACCCAAGCAATGGCCCAAAAATGTGGAAACTGCCAGATAAATTGGATTCCGAAGATGATCATAGCCTCATAAGTAAGTAACCCACTAGCAGCTGCCCATCCAATTAATGGAGGCAAAGCTCCAGGAATAGCACCAACAAAAACGGCAATAGAACCTACACGCTTCAATGGTGTGTATACAAAAGCATATAGAATTAAAGATAAAAGTGATAAAGCTGTGGCTAAAAAATTTGCAGCAACGAGCATTAACCCTAATCCAGCTATACCAGTCAAAAGACTAAACCAAATAGCCTCAGTCTCAGTTATTCTACTCGATGGAAGAGGTCTGTTCTTAGTCCTTTTCATAATCGCGTCATACTTCTGCTCGATGACCTGATTGATCGTTACAGAAGATCCTGAAACTAAAAAACCAGCGACTAAAAAGAAAAAGAAATTAATCCAATTAATGGATGATTGATTTGCCAATGCATAACCAAATCCAGAGGAGAATACTACTAGAAAAGACAGTCTTGGTTTGAGCAATTCATAATACGCCTTAACTTTTGTTGCGGTATTAATATCGATATGAGATACAGAAGAGTTCACCTGACTAGTTTGAGACGTAAAGTTAAGTAAAAGAGCATGCTAAAAATGCTAACACCAAGAATTAAATGAAGTGGCTGTAACCAAAAAGGAAACGCAAATCGAGTCATTCCTATTCCTGCTATCATTGCTAGAAAAACTAGAAAAACCAATCTCACAGAGGTATTGATGATCCAGACTTGTTTAGTCTTTCTAGCATAATATGCTATTAAAACAGACCCAATAAGAATCAACCATGAATAAGATCTATGAATAAAAAAAGAAGTCGATAGATGTGTACTCCAGTCTTCTTTTCCTATTGGAGATATCAATAAATCATCAATTACACCACGTACTTCTGTTCCAAGTACTATTTGAGGTATAAATAATAATGTAGTCACTAAACCGACTATAAAAAGCGGATTATGTCTATAGATTGGAAGCTCTCGAACTTTTACGTTCATCCATATTAACATAGCTACGATCACCAAAGCCAACAGCATATGGAACGTGATAAAACCATGTAGAAGATTTGTAGAGACAACCAGTGATCCTAC is a genomic window of Marinobacter alexandrii containing:
- the cyoE gene encoding heme o synthase; the encoded protein is MNSSVSHIDINTATKVKAYYELLKPRLSFLVVFSSGFGYALANQSSINWINFFFFLVAGFLVSGSSVTINQVIEQKYDAIMKRTKNRPLPSSRITETEAIWFSLLTGIAGLGLMLVAANFLATALSLLSLILYAFVYTPLKRVGSIAVFVGAIPGALPPLIGWAAASGLLTYEAMIIFGIQFIWQFPHFWAIAWVSDEDYKKAGFKLLPGGGAKDLNTAINIMVYTLFLLPLGLLPTYFGLTGLTSGVVATVCGTLFLAQTFSLMKDTSNQKARRIMFGSFIYLPIVQITFLIDKL
- a CDS encoding COX15/CtaA family protein; the encoded protein is MRRIINQKNFLRINAITLVSVFVLILVGSIVRVMGAGMGCPDWPKCFGSYIPPTTSEVLPDNYQDIFLEQRIAKNKRLAKMFSRLGYNDLSNKITNDPAVLVEQEFDVTKAWIEYINRLVGVLIGLFVFFNMIFSFAFKKKSIWIPIVGVMIFILTGFQGWVGSLVVSTNLLHGFITFHMLLALVIVAMLIWMNVKVRELPIYRHNPLFIVGLVTTLLFIPQIVLGTEVRGVIDDLLISPIGKEDWSTHLSTSFFIHRSYSWLILIGSVLIAYYARKTKQVWIINTSVRLVFLVFLAMIAGIGMTRFAFPFWLQPLHLILGVSIFSMLFYLTLRLKLVR